One Brevibacillus choshinensis genomic window carries:
- a CDS encoding GntR family transcriptional regulator, producing the protein MPIPKDIAKVEKASTKNRVLHMLQNWIIDGTLKPGEKILDKELVELLGVSRTPIREALQNLQTLGFVEISHGKDTRVTALQPDELSDLFPTLAGLEALASKMATKKADDELIHQLTEINEQFLQAIQANDKNMAIDLDEQFHSMIVAKANNKYITEFTAVLHLHMKRFKYIYFTPSMLPAMESYKEHQQIIEALKTRDETKAALLLEQNWLRGMETVSNYIHGQLS; encoded by the coding sequence TTGCCAATCCCCAAAGACATCGCAAAGGTAGAAAAAGCTTCAACCAAGAACAGAGTGCTGCATATGCTTCAAAATTGGATTATAGACGGAACCCTAAAACCAGGGGAAAAAATTTTGGATAAAGAATTAGTCGAATTATTAGGCGTTAGCAGAACTCCAATTCGAGAAGCACTGCAAAACCTCCAAACCTTAGGCTTTGTTGAGATCAGCCACGGAAAGGATACAAGGGTAACGGCACTCCAGCCGGATGAATTATCCGATTTATTTCCTACCCTTGCAGGATTAGAAGCATTAGCAAGCAAAATGGCAACAAAAAAAGCGGATGATGAGCTTATTCACCAGCTTACTGAAATAAATGAACAGTTTCTCCAGGCCATTCAGGCAAACGATAAAAATATGGCGATTGATTTAGATGAACAATTTCATTCCATGATCGTCGCTAAAGCGAATAACAAATACATCACTGAGTTTACAGCCGTACTTCACCTGCATATGAAAAGGTTTAAGTATATCTATTTTACTCCCTCCATGCTCCCTGCAATGGAATCTTACAAAGAGCATCAGCAAATCATTGAGGCTTTAAAAACGCGAGATGAGACGAAAGCTGCCTTGCTTCTGGAACAAAACTGGTTACGCGGAATGGAAACTGTTTCCAATTATATTCATGGCCAATTATCCTAG
- a CDS encoding DMT family transporter: MFGTRLRNNQLFYYGLLVITMLFWGSAFVGSKISVGMVPPTVAALLRFGFATLFMFTLILFITKGKKEKTIPKTHLPRIALLGLIGVALYNLLFFWGLSFSYSSDGSVMIPTSSPIVTALLAVFFLKDKMSRKQYLGLGICLAGGILFFAGVHNDGKLVTQRFLGDLLFLLSACCWGLYTMLGNKVLKQFSPLLVTAYAMLTGTVILFLFALKDLSSIDWGSFDYRFWMIQLYLGIFSTALANWFYYMGVKMIGAARASAFMYCVPVIGLFLSTTLLHETLTIAQLAGSVIMIVGVWFVNRRAKDATLKLHDKGKAIDT, translated from the coding sequence GTGTTCGGGACTCGCTTGAGGAACAATCAACTTTTCTATTACGGCTTATTGGTTATCACCATGCTTTTTTGGGGGAGTGCTTTTGTCGGTTCCAAAATATCTGTAGGAATGGTACCTCCTACCGTTGCGGCGTTGCTTAGGTTCGGATTTGCGACTCTCTTTATGTTTACGCTTATCTTGTTCATAACCAAGGGCAAAAAAGAAAAAACCATTCCTAAAACCCACTTGCCACGCATCGCGCTTCTTGGTTTAATCGGCGTCGCGCTTTACAATCTGTTATTTTTTTGGGGGCTTTCGTTTTCTTATTCATCCGACGGTAGCGTGATGATTCCTACCTCCAGCCCGATCGTCACTGCTTTGCTTGCCGTGTTTTTCTTAAAAGATAAAATGAGCCGGAAACAGTACCTTGGTCTCGGAATTTGTCTGGCTGGCGGCATATTGTTTTTTGCGGGTGTGCATAATGACGGGAAGCTGGTCACGCAGCGTTTTCTTGGCGATCTGCTGTTTCTACTCTCCGCCTGCTGTTGGGGGTTATATACGATGCTAGGGAACAAGGTGCTGAAACAATTTTCACCGCTTCTTGTAACGGCATATGCCATGCTGACAGGTACAGTGATTTTATTTTTATTCGCCTTGAAGGATTTATCCTCTATCGACTGGGGAAGTTTTGATTATCGTTTTTGGATGATTCAATTATATTTGGGCATTTTTTCGACCGCACTCGCGAACTGGTTTTATTATATGGGGGTCAAAATGATTGGAGCGGCAAGAGCTTCTGCGTTTATGTATTGCGTTCCGGTTATCGGTTTATTTTTGTCCACCACGCTATTGCACGAAACACTCACGATTGCACAGCTCGCCGGGTCGGTCATAATGATTGTGGGGGTTTGGTTTGTAAACAGGCGTGCGAAGGATGCCACGTTGAAGCTGCATGATAAAGGAAAAGCAATTGATACATAA
- a CDS encoding zinc-binding dehydrogenase, which translates to MLDTLGGESYGEALNFMERKGKVATIISERDAKWPDYADAMEKEKDLSVMFVFTRPDGKNMNHIRELVEARKIRPFLTEMYPLTVEGAQKAHLSSQTGRVRGKIVLVNE; encoded by the coding sequence ATGCTGGACACCCTTGGAGGAGAGTCTTACGGGGAAGCTTTGAATTTCATGGAACGGAAAGGAAAAGTGGCAACGATTATCAGCGAGCGTGATGCAAAGTGGCCTGATTACGCAGATGCTATGGAAAAAGAAAAGGACTTGTCCGTAATGTTTGTGTTTACGCGACCAGACGGAAAAAACATGAACCATATTCGAGAATTGGTGGAAGCAAGAAAAATAAGGCCATTTTTGACAGAAATGTACCCATTAACAGTCGAAGGTGCACAAAAAGCACATTTATCCAGTCAAACAGGAAGAGTTCGAGGTAAGATTGTGCTAGTTAATGAGTGA
- a CDS encoding DinB family protein, translating into MYRTIEEFMRNWNHEANSTQKVMDVLTDASLNQEVVQGHRTLGELAWHIITSLHDMMSKTGLIFDAVGSHGSQVPASAKEFGNSFRQSSESMIAAIKQQWTDESLKEINVIHGENWPNGLTLFILNCHLIHHRGQMTVLMRQAGLKVPGVYGPSQEEWAEYGLLKQTD; encoded by the coding sequence ATGTATCGTACAATCGAAGAATTTATGAGGAACTGGAACCATGAAGCAAACTCGACACAAAAAGTCATGGATGTGCTGACAGATGCTTCATTAAACCAAGAGGTAGTTCAAGGTCATAGAACACTGGGCGAACTAGCTTGGCATATCATTACTTCTTTGCACGATATGATGTCTAAAACCGGATTAATATTCGATGCAGTGGGGAGTCATGGGAGCCAGGTTCCCGCTTCTGCAAAGGAATTCGGTAATAGCTTTCGTCAGTCAAGCGAATCCATGATTGCCGCAATAAAACAGCAATGGACAGACGAGTCATTAAAAGAAATAAACGTTATACATGGAGAAAATTGGCCGAATGGACTAACACTTTTCATCTTAAATTGCCATCTCATTCACCACCGCGGACAAATGACGGTTCTCATGCGTCAAGCAGGTTTGAAAGTACCTGGTGTATATGGACCTTCACAGGAAGAATGGGCAGAGTATGGCCTGCTAAAACAGACTGACTAA
- a CDS encoding VOC family protein has protein sequence MLQRLFIWVEIPAENLKRAKIFYEQIFQCELQVVPMYDSEYAFFPVQEQFNGGALVQGPNHKPSAEGLTVYLDGSPDMATILSRVHEAGGKVIMEKTYAGENAGYLGMFIDSEGNRIGLQHL, from the coding sequence ATGCTGCAACGTTTGTTTATTTGGGTTGAGATTCCAGCAGAGAATTTGAAACGGGCTAAAATTTTTTACGAGCAGATTTTTCAGTGTGAATTGCAAGTGGTTCCGATGTATGATTCCGAATACGCATTTTTCCCGGTTCAAGAGCAGTTTAATGGCGGGGCTTTAGTACAGGGACCGAATCACAAACCATCTGCAGAGGGTCTCACTGTATACCTGGATGGAAGCCCAGACATGGCAACCATTCTATCCCGAGTACATGAAGCTGGTGGAAAAGTCATTATGGAGAAGACATATGCTGGGGAAAACGCAGGATACTTAGGCATGTTTATTGACAGCGAAGGCAATCGCATCGGGCTACAGCATTTGTAA
- a CDS encoding sigma-70 family RNA polymerase sigma factor: protein MIEKPVELELVEEFRKELTSYCYRMLGSIFDADDAVQDTLIRVWQGWDQFRQDSSPRSWMYRIATNVCLDKLRYAKRRALPMDLSGPSISIVEPRTVLPHTSWIWPVPDTACDPVDLLVRKDTLRLSFIALLQSLPPRQRAVLILHDVFRWSAKETAEALGMTSAAVNSALQRARATMSRVNLRSDELRDMDDEADHQLLSRYVEAFEQYDIDALMELFHENGSLSMPPFVMWVRDRANLASFYEATRSHCFGSRLLPVSVNSKNPAYAQYAPTEPDGTLRPWGLHVLEIKDGKIAHIHTFIDAALYSRFGLPTQLNARTSTGRQPEV from the coding sequence ATGATCGAAAAGCCTGTAGAGCTAGAGTTGGTCGAGGAGTTTAGGAAGGAGTTAACTTCATACTGTTACCGAATGTTAGGGTCCATTTTCGATGCTGACGACGCTGTTCAGGACACGCTTATTCGTGTCTGGCAAGGTTGGGACCAATTTAGGCAAGACTCCTCGCCCAGATCCTGGATGTACCGTATTGCTACAAACGTGTGTCTAGATAAGCTAAGGTATGCAAAGCGCCGTGCACTTCCAATGGACCTGTCTGGTCCCTCCATTTCGATTGTGGAACCTCGAACGGTTTTACCCCATACATCTTGGATTTGGCCGGTTCCTGATACTGCATGCGATCCAGTGGATCTTCTCGTTCGGAAGGACACCCTGCGATTGTCCTTTATTGCTCTGCTGCAATCCTTACCACCTCGCCAGCGCGCGGTGCTCATCCTCCATGATGTCTTCCGATGGTCGGCTAAAGAAACTGCGGAAGCACTGGGGATGACCTCGGCAGCCGTCAATAGTGCTTTACAAAGAGCGCGGGCGACGATGTCTCGTGTGAATCTTCGGTCGGATGAGCTTCGGGATATGGACGACGAAGCAGACCACCAGCTACTCTCCCGTTACGTGGAAGCTTTTGAACAATACGATATCGATGCTCTAATGGAGTTATTTCACGAGAACGGCAGCTTGTCGATGCCTCCATTCGTTATGTGGGTTCGCGACCGTGCCAACCTCGCTTCCTTCTATGAAGCAACACGAAGCCATTGTTTTGGTTCCCGGCTCCTTCCGGTCAGCGTCAACAGTAAAAATCCTGCCTATGCACAATATGCACCTACTGAACCCGATGGGACGTTGAGACCGTGGGGCCTACATGTGCTAGAGATTAAAGATGGAAAAATCGCTCACATCCACACATTCATCGATGCTGCCCTGTATTCACGGTTTGGTCTTCCCACACAGTTAAACGCGAGGACATCCACCGGCAGGCAACCTGAAGTTTAA
- a CDS encoding elongation factor G yields MKRLTIGLFAHVDAGKTTFAEQLLYHTNSIRSRGRVDHQDAFLDSHDIERTRGITVFADQAVMHYKGDVYYLIDTPGHVDFSSEMERAIGVMDYAIVIVSAVEGVQGHTETVWQLLRKHRIPTFFFLNKTDRIGADAKRTEEEIRRHLTGDVCSIKDHFVNGIVGEGLREMMAERDESLLEAFLEEKDDQAFWLGALREMTREGRLFPCTYGSALQDEGVDEFLDQLHLLTTSSYEETAPFGGRIYKIRHAANGQRLTFIKAVSGTLKVRELLRYESGGLPYEEKITQILLYNGRKSQAVEQVAAGDLFAVAGLSEAEAGQGVGHYTDKFAYETEPTLQSKVQFDDSLHVQQVLGAFRILNAEDPSLNVVWEESLQEIHIRVMGLIQLEVLEQVVKERFGFAVSFGQPEILYKETIQSAVTGYGHFEPLRHYAEVHLLLEPGERGSGIHFTSLCHPDDLSFNYQNLIRSHLYEREHHGLLTGMPVTDLKITLQRGRAHNEHTHGGDFREATFRALRQGLEKADNLLLEPYYDVKIKVGMDEMGRVLSDIQRASGTFEPPQMSDTHAVITGRVPVATFMNYSAEFASFTHGRGSIRCVFGGYDRCHNAEEVIDKKGYQKDADPLYTSSSIFCAKGAGYSVPWDEAEAKMHLL; encoded by the coding sequence ATGAAGCGCCTAACGATCGGCTTGTTTGCCCACGTGGATGCGGGCAAGACGACTTTCGCAGAACAGCTGCTATACCATACGAACAGCATCCGATCGCGAGGCAGGGTAGATCATCAAGATGCTTTTCTGGACAGCCATGACATCGAGCGGACAAGGGGGATCACCGTGTTCGCCGATCAGGCGGTTATGCACTATAAGGGCGACGTTTATTATTTGATCGACACGCCTGGACACGTCGATTTTTCCTCCGAGATGGAACGAGCGATAGGGGTCATGGATTACGCGATTGTGATTGTCAGTGCGGTAGAAGGCGTCCAAGGGCATACCGAGACAGTTTGGCAGCTGCTGCGCAAGCATCGGATTCCGACGTTCTTCTTCCTTAACAAAACGGATCGGATCGGCGCGGATGCAAAGCGAACAGAGGAGGAGATACGCCGTCATTTGACAGGTGATGTCTGTTCGATCAAGGACCACTTTGTCAACGGTATCGTCGGTGAGGGGTTGCGGGAGATGATGGCGGAGCGGGACGAGTCTTTGCTCGAAGCGTTCCTGGAGGAGAAGGATGATCAAGCTTTTTGGCTGGGCGCCTTGCGGGAGATGACACGAGAGGGCCGTCTCTTCCCCTGCACCTACGGATCGGCGCTGCAGGATGAGGGCGTTGATGAATTCCTGGATCAACTGCACCTGTTGACGACATCCTCTTATGAAGAAACGGCTCCGTTCGGGGGCCGCATCTATAAAATTCGACATGCCGCAAACGGACAGAGGCTAACGTTCATCAAAGCAGTGAGCGGCACGCTGAAGGTCCGGGAGCTGCTCAGGTATGAGAGCGGCGGACTACCATACGAGGAGAAGATTACCCAGATCTTATTGTACAACGGAAGGAAATCGCAGGCGGTTGAGCAAGTGGCAGCCGGCGATTTGTTCGCAGTCGCCGGCTTGTCTGAGGCCGAGGCTGGACAAGGGGTGGGGCATTACACAGACAAGTTTGCTTACGAGACTGAGCCGACGCTGCAGTCGAAAGTGCAATTCGACGATTCGCTTCACGTGCAGCAAGTGCTTGGTGCGTTCCGCATTTTGAATGCGGAGGATCCGTCTCTGAATGTGGTTTGGGAAGAGAGTCTGCAAGAGATTCACATTCGCGTCATGGGTCTGATCCAGCTAGAAGTGCTGGAGCAGGTAGTGAAGGAGCGCTTCGGTTTCGCAGTCTCTTTCGGCCAGCCGGAAATCTTGTATAAAGAAACGATCCAGTCTGCTGTGACCGGCTATGGACACTTTGAACCGCTCAGGCATTATGCTGAAGTGCACCTCCTGCTGGAGCCGGGGGAGCGAGGCAGCGGGATCCACTTCACTAGCCTATGTCATCCTGATGACCTGAGTTTTAACTACCAGAACCTGATTCGGTCTCATCTGTACGAACGGGAGCATCATGGGCTGCTGACAGGCATGCCGGTCACCGATTTGAAAATCACTCTGCAAAGAGGCCGTGCGCATAACGAACATACCCATGGGGGCGACTTTCGTGAGGCCACCTTCCGCGCGCTGCGGCAGGGACTGGAGAAAGCGGATAACCTCCTGCTGGAACCCTATTATGACGTCAAAATCAAGGTGGGAATGGACGAGATGGGGAGGGTGCTGTCTGATATTCAGCGAGCCTCAGGCACGTTCGAGCCGCCGCAGATGTCGGATACCCATGCGGTCATTACGGGAAGGGTGCCCGTGGCGACATTCATGAACTACAGCGCCGAATTCGCTTCCTTCACGCATGGACGAGGCAGCATCCGCTGCGTGTTTGGCGGCTACGACCGCTGCCATAATGCGGAGGAAGTGATCGATAAGAAAGGCTACCAAAAGGACGCAGATCCTCTCTATACCTCTTCTTCGATCTTCTGCGCCAAAGGGGCCGGCTATTCGGTGCCTTGGGACGAGGCGGAAGCCAAGATGCATCTGCTCTGA
- a CDS encoding DNA alkylation repair protein, whose translation MNAEWVMQELEALGKERLKKMYMSNGAHEPLFGVATGAMKPIAKQIKINQPLAEQLYATGNYDAMYFAGIIADPKAMTEEDFERWMDGAYFYMLSDYVVAVTLAETDMAQEVADKWIASGEELRMSAGWSCYCWLLGSRPDAEFAESKIAGMLELVEKTIHDSPERTKSSMNTFMYTVGVSYLPLHDQAVETAKAVGPVEMKRDKKKSSILHASESIQKAVEKEQLGFKRKYVRC comes from the coding sequence ATGAATGCAGAATGGGTCATGCAGGAGCTCGAAGCTCTCGGCAAGGAACGACTCAAGAAAATGTACATGTCCAATGGAGCGCACGAACCGCTTTTTGGCGTGGCGACGGGCGCGATGAAGCCCATTGCCAAGCAAATCAAAATCAATCAACCTTTGGCTGAGCAGCTATACGCCACAGGAAACTACGATGCCATGTACTTTGCTGGCATCATCGCAGATCCGAAAGCGATGACCGAGGAGGATTTTGAGCGTTGGATGGATGGAGCTTATTTTTATATGCTATCCGATTACGTGGTTGCCGTAACCTTGGCGGAAACCGATATGGCGCAAGAAGTTGCCGATAAATGGATCGCAAGTGGCGAAGAGCTCAGAATGTCAGCGGGATGGAGTTGTTATTGCTGGCTTTTGGGAAGTCGGCCGGACGCTGAGTTTGCCGAAAGCAAAATCGCTGGCATGCTGGAGCTTGTGGAAAAGACGATTCACGATTCACCCGAACGCACGAAATCTTCGATGAATACTTTTATGTACACCGTCGGGGTGTCCTATCTGCCGCTCCATGATCAGGCGGTCGAGACCGCCAAGGCGGTAGGCCCAGTAGAAATGAAACGGGACAAGAAAAAAAGCAGCATCTTGCACGCTTCCGAAAGTATTCAAAAAGCGGTAGAAAAAGAGCAGCTTGGTTTCAAACGAAAATATGTAAGATGCTAA
- a CDS encoding tetratricopeptide repeat protein → MLRDRLPEAIQLREEGRAKQDEAILKEARSLLLELAAVYPDDAEILFQTGVAHDNSGLGAQAIPYYVRALELGLSGPDLERCLLGLGSTYRYLGHYLQAEETLRRGVKEFPHNRAIQVLHALSLYNTECYKEAMEIVLTNLLETTSDEKLQYFKRGLMYYATHLDETAD, encoded by the coding sequence ATGTTGAGAGATCGTTTGCCAGAAGCGATTCAGCTGCGAGAGGAGGGACGGGCCAAGCAAGACGAAGCCATCCTGAAGGAAGCCAGATCGCTCCTTTTGGAATTGGCGGCTGTTTACCCCGATGACGCGGAGATTCTCTTTCAGACGGGAGTGGCCCATGACAATTCGGGATTGGGAGCGCAGGCCATTCCGTATTATGTTCGAGCCCTCGAATTAGGGCTTTCCGGACCAGACCTGGAGAGATGCTTGCTCGGCTTGGGCAGCACGTATCGGTATTTAGGACACTATCTGCAGGCTGAGGAAACGCTGCGTCGAGGAGTGAAAGAGTTTCCTCACAATAGGGCGATCCAGGTCTTGCATGCGTTGTCCCTATACAACACGGAGTGCTACAAGGAAGCGATGGAAATCGTTTTAACGAATTTGCTGGAGACGACATCGGACGAGAAACTTCAGTATTTCAAGCGAGGCCTCATGTATTACGCCACTCATCTTGATGAAACTGCAGATTAA
- a CDS encoding NADPH-dependent FMN reductase — protein MANQHLKIGIILGSTRQGRVSPQVGDWIKKLADGRGDAEYEVVDISAYQLPFFGEGTGQEPGLAAWQAKVESLDGFVFIVQEYNHSITGALKNALDSARDPWNNKAAGIVSYGSTGGARAAEHLRGILGELLVADVRAHPTLSLFTDFENFSVFKPAGLHQTNVHAMLDQVIAWSGALKTLR, from the coding sequence ATGGCTAACCAACACTTGAAGATTGGCATTATTCTGGGAAGCACTCGGCAGGGGCGTGTCAGCCCGCAGGTTGGGGATTGGATCAAGAAGCTGGCGGATGGTCGCGGGGATGCCGAGTATGAAGTGGTTGATATTTCTGCATACCAATTGCCTTTCTTTGGCGAAGGAACGGGGCAAGAGCCGGGACTTGCAGCGTGGCAAGCGAAGGTTGAAAGCCTGGACGGATTCGTATTTATCGTACAGGAATATAATCACAGCATTACAGGGGCTTTGAAAAACGCCTTGGATTCGGCGCGTGATCCTTGGAACAACAAAGCTGCCGGAATCGTGAGCTACGGCTCTACAGGCGGAGCAAGAGCGGCAGAACATCTTCGCGGGATTTTGGGTGAGCTGTTGGTCGCAGACGTCCGAGCTCATCCTACCTTATCCTTATTTACCGATTTCGAGAACTTTTCGGTATTCAAGCCAGCGGGGCTTCACCAGACAAACGTCCATGCCATGCTGGATCAAGTGATTGCTTGGAGCGGTGCACTGAAAACGTTGAGATAA
- a CDS encoding YhcN/YlaJ family sporulation lipoprotein, whose product MRTLLLVVSMCLLIAGCNPKPNQQAKTQSAAEDPMCKPTPIRYFDSEQKAKAITEQVKGIDKVVAVRIDDELDVAIQVSNFNRFRLKSIEKEVAQKLKSSFPNAKIHVTSDKKLIMELQKLSDTPWSNKQEEACKHKKTLKKIEEDMKG is encoded by the coding sequence TTGCGTACCCTACTACTTGTCGTGTCCATGTGTCTACTCATCGCAGGCTGCAATCCGAAACCAAACCAACAGGCCAAGACCCAATCCGCAGCAGAAGATCCGATGTGCAAACCGACACCGATTCGTTACTTTGATTCGGAACAAAAAGCAAAGGCAATCACAGAACAGGTAAAAGGCATCGATAAAGTAGTCGCCGTCCGGATCGACGATGAGCTGGATGTCGCTATTCAAGTGAGCAACTTTAATCGCTTTCGCTTGAAATCCATTGAAAAAGAAGTAGCGCAGAAATTAAAAAGCAGCTTTCCAAATGCCAAGATTCACGTAACGTCGGATAAGAAATTGATCATGGAGCTGCAAAAGCTGAGCGATACTCCTTGGTCGAACAAGCAAGAGGAAGCCTGCAAACACAAGAAAACGCTCAAAAAAATTGAGGAAGATATGAAGGGGTAA
- a CDS encoding radical SAM/SPASM domain-containing protein — protein sequence MKTFKKVYIEITSVCNLACHFCPPTERAKSFIQVEDFSKRLDEIKPHTNYIYLHVKGEPLLHPKIDVLLDIAHEKGFKVNITTNGTLIAKNRHKLLGKPALRQMNFSLHSFDGHEGSTDREGYLREILSFVREAEQHKVIFSFRLWNLTQDNITNMQRKRNRQTLEVIEKEFGLDYRIEEKVVPGSGVRISETVYLNQDYEFQWPSLTAPEDDGKGFCHGLRTQAAILENGTVVPCCLDGEGVINLGNINETSFSDIVEGERANQLVDGFSRREAVEELCRRCGYRQRFGA from the coding sequence TTGAAAACGTTTAAAAAAGTGTATATAGAAATTACCAGCGTCTGCAATCTCGCCTGCCACTTTTGCCCGCCGACGGAGCGAGCGAAGAGCTTTATTCAGGTGGAAGATTTTTCGAAACGTTTAGATGAGATCAAGCCGCACACCAATTACATCTATTTGCACGTCAAAGGGGAGCCGCTTCTCCATCCCAAGATCGATGTGCTGCTGGATATCGCCCACGAGAAGGGCTTCAAGGTCAACATCACGACGAACGGCACGCTGATCGCCAAGAACCGGCATAAATTGCTCGGCAAGCCGGCGCTGAGACAAATGAATTTCTCTCTCCACAGCTTCGATGGGCATGAGGGCTCCACCGACCGCGAAGGGTATCTGCGGGAGATCTTGTCCTTTGTACGGGAGGCGGAGCAGCATAAAGTCATCTTTTCCTTCCGTTTGTGGAATTTGACGCAGGACAACATCACCAACATGCAAAGGAAAAGAAACCGCCAGACACTCGAAGTCATCGAGAAAGAATTCGGCTTAGACTATAGGATCGAAGAAAAGGTTGTGCCGGGCAGCGGAGTGAGGATCTCCGAGACCGTCTATCTGAACCAGGATTATGAATTCCAGTGGCCGAGTCTGACAGCGCCTGAGGATGACGGCAAAGGCTTTTGCCACGGACTTCGCACACAAGCAGCGATTCTTGAAAACGGGACGGTGGTTCCATGCTGTCTGGATGGCGAAGGGGTCATCAATCTGGGCAACATCAACGAGACATCTTTTTCCGACATCGTAGAGGGCGAGCGAGCCAACCAGCTCGTGGATGGATTTTCACGCAGGGAGGCTGTCGAAGAGCTCTGCAGAAGATGCGGGTATCGCCAGCGTTTTGGGGCATAG
- a CDS encoding HEAT repeat domain-containing protein, with protein sequence MNANEVKNEFPPHYEELKKSANRTSNWRERLEAVEELGKWKDAQTIGLLKRILENDSVYQVQQAAYHKLKGFGEAVHLPPQKKGDLIKGTTKSLVRIKKSLPKGHTFEEFKEKLQKMRTDIYDAYEGEKGADFEQWLQSTWASL encoded by the coding sequence TTGAATGCGAATGAAGTGAAAAATGAGTTTCCCCCTCATTATGAGGAATTGAAAAAATCAGCGAATCGAACATCGAATTGGAGAGAACGTTTAGAAGCCGTTGAAGAGTTGGGTAAGTGGAAAGACGCCCAGACAATCGGTCTTTTAAAACGCATTTTGGAAAACGATTCCGTGTACCAGGTACAGCAGGCTGCCTATCATAAGCTCAAGGGGTTTGGCGAAGCAGTCCATTTGCCGCCGCAGAAAAAAGGCGACCTGATCAAAGGAACGACGAAGAGCCTGGTGAGAATCAAGAAGAGCCTGCCGAAAGGGCACACGTTCGAAGAGTTCAAAGAGAAGCTGCAAAAGATGCGGACGGATATTTACGATGCGTACGAGGGCGAAAAAGGGGCTGACTTTGAGCAGTGGCTCCAAAGCACATGGGCCTCGTTGTAG
- a CDS encoding carboxymuconolactone decarboxylase family protein, with product MAAERFTRGWEKLMEVDGEGGQRVIESLQDIAPDLGRYVVEFAFGDIYSREGLDLKQRQLVTIASLTTQGGCEPQLTVHINAALNVGLTANEIIEAITHCIPYTGFPRALNAVFTAKRVFEERNVMPTKAPE from the coding sequence ATGGCTGCAGAACGCTTTACACGAGGATGGGAAAAATTGATGGAAGTGGATGGGGAAGGAGGCCAGCGCGTCATTGAAAGTTTGCAAGACATTGCACCTGATCTGGGAAGGTACGTCGTTGAATTTGCCTTTGGCGATATCTATTCCAGAGAAGGTCTGGATCTGAAGCAGCGGCAGCTCGTGACGATCGCTTCCCTGACCACTCAAGGGGGATGCGAGCCTCAGCTCACCGTCCATATCAACGCCGCACTGAACGTGGGCCTCACTGCAAATGAAATCATCGAAGCGATCACGCATTGCATTCCTTACACAGGATTCCCGCGCGCCCTCAATGCCGTGTTTACGGCCAAGCGTGTTTTTGAAGAGCGAAACGTGATGCCGACCAAGGCTCCTGAATAA